The Candoia aspera isolate rCanAsp1 chromosome 13, rCanAsp1.hap2, whole genome shotgun sequence genome includes the window CGAAATGGTAAAAAATGTGAACGTTCCTCTTGCCTGTGCTGAGGTGGGGCAGCCTAGAATCTTCAGCACTTACTACCTGCTTTTATCCCATTATTGAAATTGGTTTTCTAAGGCATTTAAAGTGGATTCCAGGGATCACAGAATcaagggttggaagagaccttgaaGTTAAGGTAGAAAAGGGGGAACAGCCTCCAGCAAGCAGTCTACTAGCTTGCTTAGGGACCATTGTCATTTGTAGGTGTCTTGTCTCTGTATTCATGGTTAGTTCCCTTGATACCTAAGTGGAGAATCTCAAACAGACATTGTTTTGGGGCCAAGTCAAAGGCCGAGGGGTTTGTGTCATGGAAGGACCAGCAGTGATGGAGTGCATGCCCCCCTTGCTCCATCAGTCTGCTTCCCAGAATTTTGTAGACTCCCCTTGACTTCAAGCTCTTCTGTCCTTCTCATGTACATGGAGCAAAGCCTTAATTATTGGGTAGACTCTGCCCCTTTCTCACTTATTCTTCAGCCTAAAAGGTGGTTCAGGAGTGAGACGTAGAATTCCCAGTTTTTGTAAGGCCTGGACTGTTTTTCTTTGATTGGTTGACTTTGCTCATCGCTTTCCAAAGAGCAGTGCAGAGAAAGACTTGAGACCCACAGTGGGTGCAAAGACTAAGGTTATATTATGTACTAAAGCTGGATGGGTACATCCATGGCCTTGACTGTGCTGATGTACAGTATTTTATGAGCAGTCTGTGAAAATAGGACATCTTTGGTTTCtaactcttcttttctttcttctccctgttTCATCTGCAGGTAAAAGATAGGATGGTGGCGGGTAAGTGGAGCATGTATTGCCCAGTCCTGGCCTGTTGGCAGCCAATTCTCATCTTGATGTTGGGATCCATCCTTTCAGGCTCTGCAACGGGCTGCCCACCCCGCTGTGACTGTTCTGCACAGGAACGCTCTGTGACTTGCCACCGGAAGCGATACATGACCGTTCCTGAGGGCATTCCCACTGAGACAAAGCTCTTGGATTTGGGGAAAAACCGTATCAAGACTCTGAACCAGGATGAATTTGTCAATTTTCCTCACTTAGAGGAGTTGGAGTTAAACGAGAATATTATCAGTGGCATCGAGCCAGGGGCTTTCAATAACCTCttcaacctcaggactctgggtcTCAGGAGCAACCGGCTCAAACTTATCCCCCTTGGGGTGTTTACTGGACTCAGCAATCTAACCAAGTTGGACATTAGTGAGAACAAAATTGTGATTCTTCTGGATTATATGTTCCAGGACTTGTACAACCTCAAGTCTTTGGAAGTTGGGGACAATGACCTTGTCTATATTTCCCACCGGGCTTTTAGTGGCCTCAACAGCTTAGAACAGCTGACTCTGGAGAAATGCAACTTGACCTCCATCCCTACGGAAGCCCTTTCTCACTTGCATGGCTTAATTGTACTACAGTTGCGCCACCTGAATATTAATGCCATCAGGGATTACTCATTTAAGAGGCTGTATCGGCTTAAGGTCCTTGAGATTTCACATTGGCCCTATCTAGACACCATGACGTCCAATTGCCTGTATGGACTTAACCTGACATCCTTGTCCATCACCCACTGCAACCTGACATCAATACCTTACATCTCCCTGAGGCACCTGGTTTATCTCAGGTTTCTGAACCTGTCCTACAACCCCATTGTCACCATCGAAGGGTCCATGCTTCATGACCTCCTCAGGCTTCAGGAGATACAGCTGGTTGGTGGTCAGCTCACCGTGGTGGAACCATATGCCTTTCGGGGCCTGAACTACTTGCGAATCTTGAACGTTTCAGGGAACCTGCTGAACACGCTGGAAGAGTCAGCCTTCCACTCCGTGGGGAATCTGGAAACCCTTATAATAGATAATAATCCTTTGGCCTGTGACTGCCGACTTCTCTGGATCTTCCGACGTCGCTGGAGACTAAACTTTAATAAGCGGCAACCCACATGTGCAACTCCTGAATTCGTCCAGGGGAAACAGTTCAAGGATTTCTCCGAGGCACTCCTGCCAAACTACTTCATTTGCCGTCGGTCCCGGATACGGGACCGCAAACCCCAGCAGATCTTTGTGGATGAGGGCCACACAGTGCAGTTCATCTGCCACGCAGATGGAGACCCACCTCCTGCCATCATGTGGCTCTCGCCAAGGAAGCACCTCATCTCTACCAAAACCAATGGGCGGCTCACCGTCTTCCCTGATGGCACTCTGGAGGTGCGCTATGCCCAGATTCAGGACAATGGCACCTACCTATGCATTGCCAGCAATGCCGGAGGCAATGACACCATGCTGGCACACCTGCACGTCCGCAGTTATTCCCCAGACTGGCCCCATCAACCGAATAAGACCTTTGCTTTCATCTCCAACCAGCCTAATGAGAGTGATGCCAACAGCACGCGTGCCACCGTGCCTTTCCCCTTTGACATCAAGACCCTCATCATTGCCACCACCATGGGGTTCATCTCCTTCCTGGGAGTGGTGCTCTTCTGCCTGGTGCTCCTCTTTCTCTGGAGTAGGGGCAAAGGTAACACCAAGCACAATATCGAAATTGAGTATGTCCCACGCAAATCAGATGCAGGCATCAGTTCCACTGCCGATGCACCACGCAAGTTCAACATGAAAATGATCTGAGGATGgagaacagaaaacaaacacagaCAAAACTAATAAGGAGgggcagtgttgttgttttttaaaaaatgatgatgatgatgatgatgatgacgacagtGACAGTGACAAACAGTGCAACACATATGCCAACCTCTCTTCTCTCCACTCAGCTCCCCCAGCCCCCCTTCGGTCCCCCCAATCCCGCATCACTCCCTCCTCGTCCTTCTTTGTGAAAATGTTCTGCTGACgtctccagaatttcccatgtTTGTAGGACATAACTCTGACGGACTCTTGTGTCGATCTTAAAGACAgcagcaaactgaaaaaaaaaaaaatcaaaaccgcAAACAATAAAAAGTTACATACTTCCTCTGTAACTTTTGATTTCAATAATTACGGATTTTTATGAAAActtgaaataataaaagaaacctATTTCCTATAGCTAGTTGGAATGCaaaatcttgactttttgatctgTGCACTTGCTTTTTGGTCCTTTCTTTAAAACCTACAGTATATCAGAGAGTGCTTTCCGGTATAGTTCAGGTCGAAAGAGGGTTGCCCATTGGTGACAAAGGAAGCTATACTCAAGGGGATGTAATTGGTTAGTCTTCTGTCTCTCTCGAACCACTGGGTTTTGATTTTGGATTCTTGAATTGAATTCTTTCAGTGGTTTGCTAAGGCACAGTATGAGCAAACCAAGAAGAAAGGATGAGCTTATGGCCATATTTTATACCTGGAACCAGTTGCATTCCAGCTGTTGTTGCAGTAGAATCCCAGCAACTTCATCCAATATGGCAAGAGGTGTGGGCTGCAGCTCAGCATATATGGGCCTACTCAGATTTCAGTAGGCTAGAGCAAATTTCTTGGAAAGGTGCTATAGGAATAGAACATCTGTCTTGTATGGTCAGTGGTGATAGGTCAGCAATGAAGAACCACAGGTTCCTTGTCCTTGTTATTCAGAATGGTGTTTCTCCTCCCTTGTCAAGGAACCCTTGATCCTGATGCAGATCATCTTCAACCTATTCCTATTCCATTGGGCCAGATTAAATTCCATCGGGGAGAATAGTACTGCAGTGGTAGAACATCTGCTTGGCATGCTCAAAGTCCCAGCTTTGATCCTCCAGGACTGGGTGGCAGGGGATGGGGAAAATCTCCGTTGCTTGAGACCTTGGTGAGCCACACTGTGACTAGACAACGGTGagctaaatgaatgaatgatctgaTCTGCTAGGACTGAGCTGCCTTTGGGCCTTCTAAGGGAGTCCTTGGAAATAGAGCTTTCCAAGGCATTTACTATGGACCCTGGAGACTCTCCGGACACCGGGTGGTCCTGGAGAGTTTTCCAGTGATAGCAGCGTGCCAAGGACGATGCCAGCAAGATTCCCTACTCTCCATCTGTCCATCTGGTGAGAGAGCATTTGGCCCTCCAGATCTCCCACTCTGAACAGCTCCCACCCAACGTAACCAGCAGGGAGGGAGACTGGTGGTTGAGGCCATGTTTGGAGGACTTACACCTCTCCATACTGTGTATCCTAGAGCAAAGAGTAGTACTTGTTCTCCTATACAAGTCTACCCCGCAGTTAGCTTTTCCAACATGTCGGGGTGCCTGTCCAGGTATGAACTCATAGAATTCCTACTAGCATCGTGCAGAATTACACGTCCAGCCATCTTTTGTGCCAATACCAGTTAATCCTGCCTGCCAGCTGAAGATTAGTGGGGAATGGTGCCTTTCTCCCTTAAAGAaaggtgttttttaaaagaagtgtaATAACCAAGGACCCTTTGTGTGGCTTCCCATTGACCTTGCTTGCTGTGGCCTGAATTTCCCATCCCAGGCCTGGAGTCTCAAGACACCCATCCGTCTGCTAGCTGCGAAGGACCCAGCTTGTTCCAGATAGACGGCACAGGAACAAAACAAGACCGGTCCTCTCACCGTGTTCCCCCATTGACAAAAGCAGCCACTTGGCCAGAAGTAAAACCAACGCTCATCTTTAGAAAGAATCTGGGAAGCCACAAAGCTCTTGCTGTGGCTCTGGTTCTGGTtccggttccagttccagttccagttccagctggttccagttccagttctagctctggttctagctctggttctagctctagttctagctctggttccggttctagttccagttccagttccagctggttctagttccagtttcagttctagctctggttctaattctggttctagctctggttctagctctggttctagctccagttccagttctagctctggttctagctctggttccgGTTCTAGTTCCAGctggttctagttccagttccagttctagctctggttctagctctggttccagttccagttccagctggttccagttccagttccagttctagctctggttctagctctagttctagctctggttccagttccagttccagctggttctagttccagttctagctggttctagttccag containing:
- the LINGO1 gene encoding leucine-rich repeat and immunoglobulin-like domain-containing nogo receptor-interacting protein 1 isoform X1; translated protein: MTGQARKISTASLETSHSTLTWVKDRMVAGKWSMYCPVLACWQPILILMLGSILSGSATGCPPRCDCSAQERSVTCHRKRYMTVPEGIPTETKLLDLGKNRIKTLNQDEFVNFPHLEELELNENIISGIEPGAFNNLFNLRTLGLRSNRLKLIPLGVFTGLSNLTKLDISENKIVILLDYMFQDLYNLKSLEVGDNDLVYISHRAFSGLNSLEQLTLEKCNLTSIPTEALSHLHGLIVLQLRHLNINAIRDYSFKRLYRLKVLEISHWPYLDTMTSNCLYGLNLTSLSITHCNLTSIPYISLRHLVYLRFLNLSYNPIVTIEGSMLHDLLRLQEIQLVGGQLTVVEPYAFRGLNYLRILNVSGNLLNTLEESAFHSVGNLETLIIDNNPLACDCRLLWIFRRRWRLNFNKRQPTCATPEFVQGKQFKDFSEALLPNYFICRRSRIRDRKPQQIFVDEGHTVQFICHADGDPPPAIMWLSPRKHLISTKTNGRLTVFPDGTLEVRYAQIQDNGTYLCIASNAGGNDTMLAHLHVRSYSPDWPHQPNKTFAFISNQPNESDANSTRATVPFPFDIKTLIIATTMGFISFLGVVLFCLVLLFLWSRGKGNTKHNIEIEYVPRKSDAGISSTADAPRKFNMKMI
- the LINGO1 gene encoding leucine-rich repeat and immunoglobulin-like domain-containing nogo receptor-interacting protein 1 isoform X2, producing MQVKDRMVAGKWSMYCPVLACWQPILILMLGSILSGSATGCPPRCDCSAQERSVTCHRKRYMTVPEGIPTETKLLDLGKNRIKTLNQDEFVNFPHLEELELNENIISGIEPGAFNNLFNLRTLGLRSNRLKLIPLGVFTGLSNLTKLDISENKIVILLDYMFQDLYNLKSLEVGDNDLVYISHRAFSGLNSLEQLTLEKCNLTSIPTEALSHLHGLIVLQLRHLNINAIRDYSFKRLYRLKVLEISHWPYLDTMTSNCLYGLNLTSLSITHCNLTSIPYISLRHLVYLRFLNLSYNPIVTIEGSMLHDLLRLQEIQLVGGQLTVVEPYAFRGLNYLRILNVSGNLLNTLEESAFHSVGNLETLIIDNNPLACDCRLLWIFRRRWRLNFNKRQPTCATPEFVQGKQFKDFSEALLPNYFICRRSRIRDRKPQQIFVDEGHTVQFICHADGDPPPAIMWLSPRKHLISTKTNGRLTVFPDGTLEVRYAQIQDNGTYLCIASNAGGNDTMLAHLHVRSYSPDWPHQPNKTFAFISNQPNESDANSTRATVPFPFDIKTLIIATTMGFISFLGVVLFCLVLLFLWSRGKGNTKHNIEIEYVPRKSDAGISSTADAPRKFNMKMI